In a genomic window of Mycolicibacterium neoaurum VKM Ac-1815D:
- a CDS encoding Hsp70 family protein, translated as MSDPLGLSIGTTNLVAARVGDQPVTRRAVLTLPTDGAPEIGVPSGRPGQVLSGFVERVGDPVPLVAADGSSYLADDLLVEALEALVGPTGSGQTVIAVPAHWTPATMRVLRATLRANPVLSPGGAPPRLVSDAVTSLTALNANPGLNARGAVILIDLGGGGTSITLADADAGFEPIDETVRVADFSGDLIDQALLGRVLAGVNDADPAATAAVGQLGVLREQCRQAKERLSGATATEVPVDLPGVRSVVRVTRAELESLLVEPFALVLSELDNLLQRNRIGWSDVSVIATVGGGASIPLVTQKLSEHTRTPVVNTPQPALDAALGAVLRAAYGTDTGAQTGMAPAVGADAPTSLAPAAAITHDPSGSSTFRALAWSEDGDAGNEPVPYTGPEDYPSVNPYLADPYLVDEATHVVSQQDPSVYADEPRGLPRVPMAVFAAVGLISLVALGGVAIALTGTSESPAPTPSTAPVTGVLTPPPAEPAAPVEPPPVTVTQAPAPEPVAPRPEPVAPVVPSTIVTTTPPTTTTTTPTTTTTPTTTTTTTTTTTTTTTTTTTTTPPTTTTTVTTTTPPVTTTTAPPVTTTPAVTTTQPAMTTTYLEIPLLPPIPIQVPNQGVPAGP; from the coding sequence ATGAGCGACCCGTTGGGGTTGTCGATCGGCACGACCAATCTGGTTGCTGCCCGGGTCGGCGACCAACCAGTGACACGGCGCGCGGTGCTGACCCTTCCCACCGACGGCGCGCCGGAGATAGGCGTGCCGTCCGGGCGTCCCGGCCAGGTGCTCTCCGGTTTCGTTGAACGGGTGGGCGATCCGGTGCCACTGGTGGCCGCCGACGGATCGTCCTACCTCGCCGACGATCTCCTGGTGGAGGCCCTCGAAGCGCTGGTCGGCCCGACCGGGTCCGGGCAGACGGTGATTGCGGTACCTGCGCACTGGACTCCGGCCACCATGCGGGTTCTGCGTGCGACATTGCGCGCCAACCCGGTGCTTTCACCTGGGGGCGCTCCGCCACGGCTGGTGTCCGATGCCGTCACGTCGTTGACCGCACTGAACGCCAACCCGGGCCTGAACGCACGCGGGGCGGTGATTTTGATCGACCTCGGCGGTGGTGGCACCAGCATCACACTGGCCGACGCCGACGCCGGATTCGAACCGATCGACGAGACGGTGCGGGTGGCCGACTTCTCCGGTGACCTCATCGACCAGGCGTTGTTGGGTCGTGTGCTCGCCGGTGTCAACGACGCGGATCCGGCCGCAACGGCCGCTGTCGGGCAGCTCGGGGTGCTGCGTGAGCAGTGCAGGCAGGCCAAGGAACGGTTGTCGGGGGCGACCGCCACCGAGGTGCCCGTGGACCTTCCCGGTGTCCGCTCGGTGGTCCGGGTGACCAGGGCCGAATTGGAGTCGCTGCTGGTCGAGCCCTTCGCCCTGGTGCTCTCAGAACTGGACAACCTGTTGCAGCGCAACAGAATCGGGTGGTCCGATGTCTCGGTGATCGCCACCGTCGGTGGCGGGGCCAGTATCCCGCTGGTCACCCAGAAACTGTCCGAGCACACCAGGACACCGGTGGTGAACACGCCGCAACCTGCACTCGATGCCGCACTCGGGGCGGTGCTGCGGGCGGCGTATGGCACCGATACCGGCGCACAGACCGGGATGGCTCCGGCGGTGGGCGCCGACGCGCCGACCAGTCTGGCTCCGGCCGCGGCGATCACCCATGACCCGTCCGGATCGTCGACATTCCGTGCGCTGGCCTGGTCCGAGGACGGCGATGCCGGTAACGAGCCGGTGCCCTACACCGGCCCCGAGGACTATCCGAGTGTCAATCCCTATCTGGCCGACCCTTACCTCGTCGACGAGGCCACCCATGTGGTGTCGCAGCAGGACCCGTCGGTGTACGCCGACGAGCCGCGGGGGTTGCCGCGGGTACCCATGGCGGTCTTCGCTGCGGTGGGTCTCATCTCCCTCGTCGCGCTCGGTGGGGTGGCCATCGCCTTGACCGGAACCTCGGAGAGCCCGGCGCCCACCCCGTCCACAGCCCCGGTGACCGGTGTGTTGACACCGCCACCGGCCGAACCCGCCGCACCGGTCGAGCCGCCGCCCGTCACCGTGACCCAGGCGCCCGCGCCGGAGCCGGTGGCGCCGCGTCCCGAACCGGTCGCGCCGGTGGTCCCCTCGACGATCGTCACCACGACGCCGCCGACCACGACGACCACCACGCCGACGACGACCACCACGCCGACGACGACCACCACCACGACCACGACCACCACGACGACGACCACCACGACTACGACGACAACGCCGCCGACCACCACGACGACCGTCACCACCACGACTCCTCCGGTGACGACGACGACTGCTCCGCCGGTCACCACCACGCCCGCGGTGACCACCACCCAACCGGCGATGACCACCACATATCTGGAGATCCCTTTGCTGCCGCCGATACCGATCCAGGTGCCCAACCAGGGAGTTCCGGCGGGGCCGTGA
- a CDS encoding short-chain fatty acyl-CoA regulator family protein — MLCKTGALRFAAVAKTFAGARLRRLRDEKGLTQVALARALGLSTSYVNQLENDQRPITVPVLLALSDRFDLPTHYFAPDSDARLVSDLREILADGSSTTTQIEELVARMPEIGQTVVNLHRRLHDAVAELETVHARANSELHGGTQQPMPFEEVRDFFYDRRNYIDVLDRAAEDLFVRRSLRIGGMDGQLAELLFDEFAISVVVDNGDRLGPNVKRRFEPDTRTLLLARWLLPGQRAFQLATQLALQLHSDLISSIVATDDQLSAEARDVARIGLANYFAGALLLPYRIFLSAAESLRYDIDQLARNFDVGFETVCHRLSTLQRPDARGVPFIFVRTDSAGNISKRQSATAFHFSRVGGNCPLWVVHHAFSRPGEFLTQVAQMPDGRSYFWLAKTSVSPPGRYLGTPKSFAIGLGCDLAHADKLVYSVGIDLADAEATVPIGAGCRICDRAACPQRAFPYVGRPVQVDPQTSSNLPYPPAN; from the coding sequence ATGTTGTGTAAGACGGGTGCGCTAAGGTTTGCCGCGGTGGCGAAGACATTCGCGGGAGCCCGGCTACGGCGGCTCAGGGACGAGAAGGGCCTGACTCAGGTCGCGCTGGCGCGCGCCCTGGGCCTGTCCACGAGTTATGTGAATCAGCTGGAGAACGACCAGCGCCCCATCACCGTCCCCGTACTGCTCGCGCTCTCGGATCGCTTCGATCTCCCGACGCACTACTTCGCGCCCGATTCCGATGCTCGGCTGGTATCCGACCTCCGCGAGATCCTGGCCGACGGGTCCTCGACGACGACCCAGATCGAGGAGTTGGTCGCACGCATGCCCGAGATCGGGCAGACCGTGGTCAACCTGCACCGGCGACTGCACGATGCGGTGGCCGAACTCGAAACCGTGCACGCCCGCGCCAATTCCGAGCTTCACGGCGGTACCCAACAGCCGATGCCCTTCGAGGAGGTTCGCGACTTCTTCTACGACCGACGCAATTACATCGACGTGCTCGACCGTGCGGCCGAGGATCTCTTCGTCCGGCGCAGTCTGCGCATCGGCGGCATGGACGGTCAACTGGCCGAGCTGCTGTTCGACGAGTTCGCCATATCGGTCGTCGTCGACAACGGAGATCGCCTCGGGCCCAACGTCAAACGACGCTTCGAACCGGACACCCGGACACTACTACTGGCACGTTGGCTGCTCCCGGGACAGCGCGCCTTCCAGTTGGCCACCCAGTTGGCGCTGCAACTGCACTCGGATCTGATCTCGTCGATCGTGGCCACCGACGACCAGCTCAGCGCCGAGGCGCGCGATGTCGCGCGCATCGGGTTGGCGAACTACTTCGCAGGCGCCCTGCTATTGCCCTATCGGATCTTCTTGTCGGCTGCCGAGTCGTTGCGCTATGACATCGACCAGCTCGCACGCAATTTCGATGTCGGTTTCGAGACCGTCTGTCACCGGTTGTCGACTCTGCAGCGTCCCGACGCTCGCGGGGTCCCGTTCATCTTCGTCCGCACCGATAGTGCGGGCAACATCTCCAAACGGCAGTCCGCCACCGCCTTCCACTTCTCCCGGGTCGGCGGCAACTGCCCACTGTGGGTGGTTCACCATGCCTTCTCCAGGCCCGGGGAGTTCCTCACCCAGGTGGCGCAGATGCCCGACGGCCGCAGCTACTTCTGGCTGGCGAAGACATCGGTGTCCCCACCCGGCCGGTACCTGGGAACCCCGAAGAGTTTCGCGATCGGGTTGGGATGCGATCTGGCCCATGCCGACAAGCTGGTCTATTCGGTGGGTATCGATCTCGCCGACGCCGAGGCCACCGTGCCGATCGGCGCCGGCTGCCGGATCTGTGACCGGGCGGCGTGCCCGCAGCGGGCGTTTCCCTATGTCGGGCGACCGGTCCAGGTGGATCCGCAGACCAGCAGCAATCTGCCCTACCCGCCCGCCAACTGA